A region of Silvimonas iriomotensis DNA encodes the following proteins:
- the hpnC gene encoding squalene synthase HpnC: protein MFDLTPNQSVEHYENFPVGSILLPRRFRKPVASIYHFARHADDIADEGDATPAERLAGLAACREELARIEQGQTPLTARYQALAVTVREYGVPLSLCGDLLTAFEQDVVKTRYADFGEVVQYCRHSANPVGRILLYIFGAATPTNLAQSDGICTALQLINFWQDVAVDWQKDRVYIPQADLERFCVTESQIAAGKVDANWRQLMAFQVDRTQRMLKGGAPLAVTLPGRVGLELRLTVLGGDAILEKLKQVGHDMFAHRPTLGAGDWPRLMWRALRKK from the coding sequence ATGTTTGATTTAACTCCAAACCAGTCCGTCGAGCACTACGAAAACTTCCCCGTAGGCTCCATCCTGTTGCCCAGGCGCTTTCGCAAGCCGGTGGCGAGCATTTATCACTTTGCCCGCCACGCGGATGACATTGCCGATGAAGGCGATGCGACCCCGGCAGAGCGCCTTGCCGGGCTGGCGGCCTGCCGCGAAGAACTGGCGCGCATTGAGCAAGGCCAGACCCCGTTGACCGCGCGTTACCAGGCGCTGGCCGTCACGGTGCGTGAATACGGCGTGCCTTTGTCATTGTGTGGGGATTTGCTGACCGCGTTTGAACAAGACGTGGTCAAGACGCGCTACGCCGATTTTGGCGAGGTCGTGCAGTACTGCCGGCACTCGGCCAACCCGGTCGGGCGCATTTTGCTGTACATCTTTGGCGCGGCGACACCGACCAATCTGGCGCAGTCAGATGGCATCTGCACGGCGTTGCAGCTGATCAATTTCTGGCAAGACGTTGCGGTGGACTGGCAGAAAGACCGGGTTTATATCCCGCAGGCAGATCTGGAACGCTTCTGCGTGACCGAGTCGCAGATTGCCGCCGGCAAGGTCGATGCCAACTGGCGGCAGCTCATGGCCTTCCAGGTTGATCGCACCCAGCGCATGCTCAAGGGTGGCGCGCCACTGGCGGTGACCTTGCCTGGCCGGGTAGGGCTGGAATTGCGCCTGACCGTGCTGGGCGGCGATGCCATTCTGGAAAAGCTCAAACAGGTCGGCCATGACATGTTTGCGCATCGCCCGACGCTGGGCGCGGGCGACTGGCCGCGCCTGATGTGGCGCGCATTACGCAAGAAATAA
- a CDS encoding ComEA family DNA-binding protein — protein sequence MKKWFVALLGMFLIMGSALAVVNINTASQDQLESLSGIGPSKAQAIIDYRTKNGPFKTPEDIMKVSGIKEGTYNKIKADIAVSGATTPGAAPVAAKAPAGAKAPPTPKPTKPAKTKASS from the coding sequence ATGAAAAAGTGGTTTGTCGCATTGCTTGGCATGTTTCTGATCATGGGCTCGGCATTGGCCGTGGTGAACATCAACACCGCCTCGCAGGACCAGTTGGAAAGCCTCTCCGGCATCGGCCCGTCCAAAGCTCAGGCCATCATCGACTATCGCACCAAGAACGGCCCGTTCAAGACCCCGGAAGATATCATGAAAGTGTCCGGGATCAAGGAAGGCACTTACAACAAGATCAAGGCTGACATCGCCGTGAGCGGTGCCACCACCCCGGGTGCAGCCCCTGTTGCGGCCAAGGCCCCGGCCGGCGCCAAGGCGCCGCCGACCCCGAAACCGACCAAGCCAGCCAAGACCAAGGCATCGTCCTGA
- a CDS encoding response regulator transcription factor, with the protein MRPIAIIDDDIAVRDALTLLFETRSWPAIAFDSAESFLAEAGPADFSCMVLDVRMTGMSGLELFNKIKTAEYLPPVIFLTGHGDVAMAVAAVKEGATDFLEKPCDNRVLVSKIQAYLEQDEALRGEWEARQSLSDQLDALTPREREVLRELLAGKLNKQIADALAISIKTVEVHRARIYTKLHVRSAVELAALLKDVPLSAISGKEPSAH; encoded by the coding sequence ATGCGACCGATTGCCATCATCGACGACGATATCGCCGTAAGAGATGCGTTGACCCTGCTGTTTGAAACCCGCAGCTGGCCTGCCATTGCATTTGATTCCGCCGAGAGCTTCCTGGCTGAAGCCGGCCCGGCCGATTTCAGTTGCATGGTGCTGGATGTGCGCATGACCGGCATGAGTGGTCTGGAGTTGTTCAACAAGATCAAAACGGCCGAATACCTGCCGCCGGTGATTTTCCTGACCGGCCACGGTGACGTGGCCATGGCGGTTGCTGCCGTCAAGGAAGGCGCGACCGACTTCCTGGAAAAGCCGTGCGACAACCGCGTGCTGGTCAGCAAGATCCAGGCTTATCTGGAACAGGACGAAGCCCTGCGCGGTGAGTGGGAAGCCCGGCAGTCGTTGTCGGACCAGCTTGATGCCCTGACCCCGCGTGAGCGTGAAGTGCTGCGCGAATTGCTGGCTGGCAAGCTGAACAAGCAGATTGCCGACGCGCTGGCGATCAGTATCAAAACCGTCGAAGTGCACCGCGCGCGAATCTACACCAAGCTGCATGTGCGCTCTGCGGTAGAACTGGCCGCGCTGCTCAAGGATGTGCCGTTGAGCGCCATCAGCGGCAAGGAGCCTTCTGCCCACTAA
- a CDS encoding PAS domain S-box protein: MRLPRFLLPWHAMLPWLVAHVAIGLVLVALAGYTWLDQRQTEAARDMTMAQDLLWQEQGLRLHLQTNQNVLENLAYSLAANAIDDTDFNARADALMKDNPEMQSLEFLDATGHRMGGLPVYSSRPSSLVALDDPQVQEAIDGAATLGYAVYSNVIIRDAPVIVLAVPYYHASVYGGIVLAAYSLPELLRLRIPWWMIQRYDLALLDDQGHVVAPLDATVMPGSQLTRTVGVDPLGHELKLRASVRDNPKASSQTWLLGAVFLLLTLLWWMLAMLRRRMLERQAAEVALRDEMGFRSAMEDSLTTGLRAMDRDGRIIYVNPAFCQMVGWSASELLGHIPPMPYWPPEELENCAAAYRAILEGQTPQNGYQLRFMRRNGERFDVRLYSSRLVDGRGEYRGWMASLYDVTEIRREREALAASRKQLLTVLEGLEAAVSVTDEQSGQLLYRNRHHDDLFPLRDEAPCCLVPLIEDHTLAVETRDPVSGRWFHVQRRRIEWVDRRLVWLDIVADVTEVRQYAEDMRLQSEKLQHTARLISMGELASSLAHELNQPLAAISSYSAAAEDMLNAPVPMVEKAGDVLARIGGQARRAGQIIRGIRDFAAKRAPRRENCDLAELLSVPVQLLEPVVRKTQSKVIVEMPDNLPIFQGDSVMLEQVLFNLLKNGIEAMAAAELDAPREITVTASATETELVIAVADRGPGLASPEALFQPFYTTKPDGLGIGLNICRSVIEQHRGQLMAEANPGGGTRFICRLPLAISTAVTEETE, encoded by the coding sequence ATGCGTTTACCCCGATTTCTCCTCCCCTGGCATGCCATGTTGCCCTGGCTGGTGGCCCACGTTGCCATTGGCCTCGTGCTGGTCGCCCTGGCGGGTTACACCTGGCTGGATCAGCGCCAGACCGAAGCTGCCCGCGACATGACCATGGCGCAGGATTTGCTCTGGCAAGAGCAGGGTTTGCGGCTGCATTTGCAGACCAACCAGAACGTGCTGGAAAACCTGGCCTATAGCCTGGCCGCCAACGCCATCGACGATACCGACTTCAACGCCCGTGCTGACGCGTTGATGAAAGACAACCCGGAAATGCAGTCGCTGGAGTTCCTGGATGCCACCGGCCACCGCATGGGCGGTCTGCCGGTGTATAGCTCCCGGCCCAGCAGCCTCGTGGCGCTGGATGACCCGCAAGTCCAGGAAGCCATTGATGGCGCCGCCACGCTGGGTTATGCCGTGTACAGCAACGTCATCATTCGTGACGCGCCGGTGATCGTGCTGGCGGTGCCGTATTACCACGCCTCGGTCTACGGCGGGATCGTGCTGGCCGCGTATTCCCTGCCGGAACTGCTGCGTCTGCGGATTCCCTGGTGGATGATCCAGCGCTATGACCTGGCACTGCTGGATGATCAAGGCCACGTGGTGGCGCCGCTGGATGCAACGGTCATGCCGGGCTCGCAACTGACCCGCACCGTGGGCGTTGATCCGCTGGGGCATGAACTCAAACTGCGCGCCAGCGTGCGCGACAACCCCAAAGCCAGCAGCCAGACCTGGCTCCTGGGGGCGGTGTTCCTGCTGCTGACATTGCTGTGGTGGATGCTGGCCATGCTGCGCCGGCGCATGCTGGAGCGGCAGGCGGCAGAAGTAGCGCTGCGTGATGAGATGGGTTTTCGCTCGGCCATGGAAGACTCGCTGACCACCGGTTTGCGCGCCATGGATCGGGACGGTCGCATTATTTATGTGAACCCGGCGTTCTGTCAGATGGTGGGCTGGAGCGCGTCTGAACTGCTGGGCCATATCCCGCCCATGCCGTACTGGCCGCCCGAAGAACTGGAAAACTGCGCCGCCGCCTACCGCGCCATTCTGGAAGGGCAGACTCCGCAGAATGGCTATCAGTTGCGCTTTATGCGGCGCAACGGCGAACGCTTTGATGTGCGTCTGTATTCTTCGCGCCTGGTCGATGGCCGCGGCGAGTATCGCGGCTGGATGGCCTCGCTGTATGACGTCACGGAAATTCGCCGTGAGCGTGAAGCGCTGGCCGCCTCACGCAAGCAGCTGCTGACGGTGCTGGAAGGGCTGGAAGCGGCGGTATCGGTGACGGATGAACAAAGCGGCCAGTTGCTCTATCGCAATCGTCACCATGATGACCTGTTCCCGCTGCGCGATGAAGCGCCGTGCTGTCTGGTGCCGCTGATTGAAGATCACACCCTGGCCGTGGAAACGCGTGACCCGGTGTCCGGCCGCTGGTTTCATGTCCAGCGCCGGCGTATTGAATGGGTAGACCGGCGTCTGGTCTGGCTGGATATCGTGGCTGACGTCACTGAGGTCCGCCAGTATGCAGAAGACATGCGTCTGCAAAGCGAAAAGCTGCAGCACACCGCCCGCCTGATCAGCATGGGCGAACTGGCCTCCAGCCTTGCGCATGAACTCAATCAGCCGCTGGCAGCCATCAGCAGTTATTCTGCCGCAGCCGAAGACATGCTCAACGCGCCCGTGCCAATGGTGGAAAAAGCCGGCGACGTGCTGGCCCGGATTGGCGGTCAGGCGCGGCGGGCCGGGCAGATCATCCGTGGTATTCGCGATTTTGCCGCCAAGCGCGCGCCGCGCCGCGAGAACTGCGATCTGGCTGAATTGTTATCGGTGCCGGTGCAATTGCTCGAACCTGTGGTGCGCAAGACGCAATCGAAGGTGATTGTAGAGATGCCGGACAACCTGCCCATCTTTCAAGGCGACAGCGTGATGCTGGAACAGGTATTGTTCAACCTGCTCAAGAACGGCATTGAGGCCATGGCCGCCGCAGAGCTGGACGCCCCGCGAGAGATCACCGTGACCGCCAGCGCGACCGAAACCGAACTGGTGATTGCTGTCGCGGATCGCGGCCCTGGTCTGGCCTCGCCGGAGGCGCTGTTCCAGCCGTTTTACACTACCAAACCGGACGGTCTGGGTATTGGCCTCAATATCTGCCGTTCCGTGATCGAACAACACCGCGGCCAGTTAATGGCCGAGGCTAATCCGGGCGGCGGCACCCGCTTTATTTGCCGGCTGCCGCTTGCCATCAGTACCGCCGTGACCGAGGAAACCGAATAA
- a CDS encoding Bax inhibitor-1/YccA family protein, giving the protein MEKQTMDYTTAQYGGATLAVERNRVLRNTYFLLALSMLPTAAGALLGISMHFAMSPMFGAIVFLGVSFGMFFAIEKTKNSAMGVVLLLAYTGFMGLWLSQILQVALRFANGPALIGTAAVGTAAIFFTLAGIATVTKKDFSFMGKFLFVGLVVLILASLANIFFQVPAVSLAISAIAILIFSAYILMDVSRIVNGGETNYVTATLQLYLNVYNIFISLLNILMALSGNNRN; this is encoded by the coding sequence ATGGAGAAGCAAACTATGGATTACACCACCGCCCAATACGGCGGCGCGACGCTCGCCGTCGAACGCAACCGGGTGTTGCGTAACACCTATTTCCTGTTGGCCCTGAGCATGTTGCCCACCGCCGCTGGTGCGTTGCTGGGTATTTCCATGCACTTCGCCATGAGCCCGATGTTTGGCGCCATCGTGTTCCTCGGCGTGAGTTTCGGCATGTTCTTTGCCATCGAAAAAACCAAGAACAGCGCCATGGGCGTTGTGCTGCTGCTGGCCTACACCGGTTTCATGGGTCTGTGGCTGTCGCAAATCCTGCAAGTCGCGCTGCGCTTTGCCAACGGCCCGGCGCTGATCGGTACTGCTGCTGTGGGTACCGCCGCCATCTTCTTCACGCTGGCCGGTATTGCCACCGTGACGAAGAAAGACTTCTCGTTCATGGGGAAATTCCTGTTCGTGGGTCTGGTTGTGCTGATCCTGGCGTCGCTGGCGAACATCTTCTTCCAGGTGCCTGCCGTGTCGCTGGCCATTTCGGCCATCGCCATCCTGATCTTCTCGGCCTACATCCTGATGGACGTCAGCCGCATCGTGAACGGTGGTGAAACCAACTACGTGACCGCCACGCTGCAGTTGTACCTGAACGTGTACAACATCTTCATCAGCCTGTTGAACATCCTGATGGCCCTGTCTGGCAACAACCGCAACTAA
- a CDS encoding enoyl-CoA hydratase/isomerase family protein: MVRFQFLPTRHGARIAEILLDTPGTLNAQNLAMVREIRTQLELWRDDASVVAVLMRGVGEKAFCAGGDIKALYYAMTEPGRITEADDFFAEEYALCRELHRYPKPVLAWGNGVVMGGGWGLLAGASHRVVTEISVLAMPEIGIGLFPDVGASDWLGRLKLNVGRMLFLTASRLNAADALAAGAADWALPATSFEVLLQGLDELPWTGHGQTDAAMLSQLLEALSSALPCPLPPAQWEPVQDLVAELVAGDDLLQITRRIAACQTDNVWITQAQKQMATGSPNSIVLSWTLAQRAQGMDYDAVVAMETLAARHSVRHGDFSEGVRARLIDRDNQPRWQDATVEEALARGVTRWFDAV, translated from the coding sequence ATGGTTCGTTTCCAGTTTCTGCCCACCCGCCACGGCGCCCGCATTGCCGAAATCCTGCTCGACACCCCCGGTACGCTTAATGCCCAGAACCTGGCCATGGTGCGCGAGATCCGCACGCAGCTGGAACTGTGGCGTGATGACGCCAGTGTTGTTGCGGTACTGATGCGCGGGGTCGGCGAGAAAGCCTTTTGCGCCGGTGGCGATATCAAGGCGCTGTATTACGCCATGACCGAACCTGGCCGCATCACCGAGGCCGATGATTTCTTTGCCGAGGAATACGCGCTGTGCCGCGAGTTGCATCGCTACCCCAAGCCGGTGCTGGCCTGGGGCAATGGCGTGGTCATGGGCGGGGGTTGGGGTTTACTGGCGGGCGCCAGTCACCGGGTGGTGACGGAGATCAGCGTGCTGGCCATGCCCGAGATCGGCATCGGCCTGTTCCCGGATGTCGGCGCCAGCGACTGGCTGGGCCGCCTCAAGCTCAATGTCGGGCGCATGCTGTTCCTGACTGCATCGCGCCTGAATGCGGCCGATGCCCTGGCGGCTGGCGCTGCAGACTGGGCACTGCCCGCAACAAGCTTTGAGGTATTGCTGCAAGGGCTGGATGAATTGCCCTGGACCGGCCACGGCCAGACCGATGCCGCCATGCTCTCGCAACTACTTGAAGCGCTCTCCAGCGCATTGCCTTGCCCGCTGCCACCGGCCCAGTGGGAGCCAGTCCAGGACCTCGTGGCAGAACTCGTGGCGGGCGACGACCTGTTGCAGATCACGCGACGCATTGCCGCCTGCCAGACTGACAACGTCTGGATTACCCAGGCGCAAAAACAGATGGCCACAGGGTCGCCCAATTCGATCGTGCTGAGCTGGACGCTGGCGCAGCGCGCCCAGGGCATGGATTACGACGCCGTGGTTGCCATGGAAACCCTGGCGGCACGCCACAGTGTGCGGCATGGCGATTTCAGCGAAGGCGTGCGCGCCAGATTGATTGATCGCGACAACCAGCCACGCTGGCAGGACGCGACGGTGGAAGAAGCGCTGGCCCGTGGCGTGACGCGCTGGTTTGATGCGGTATGA
- a CDS encoding amino acid permease, which yields MNNRVDTSPTQAPALARKLKARHLTMIAIGGSIGTGLFVASGATISQAGPGGALLAYALIGLMVYFLMTSLGELAAYMPVSGSFATYGANYVEEGFGFALGWNYWYNWAVTIAVDLVASQLVMAYWFPGTPGWIWSALFLGIMFLLNYISVKGFGEAEYWFSLIKVVTIVIFIALGLAMIFGIMKGGETAGLHNFTIGDGPFAGGFSALIGVAMVVGFSFQGTELIGVAAGESQDPAKNIPRAVRQVFWRILLFYIFAIFVISLLIPYTDPRLLKNDVGDIAVSPFTLVFQHAGLAFAAAAMNAVILTAVLSAGNSGMYASTRMLYTLAVENKAPKIFARLSANGVPRNALYATTIVGALCFLTSMFGKQDVYLWLLNTSGMTGFIAWLGIAISHYRFRKGYQAQGRDLQALPYRSGFFPWGPIFAFALCLIITLGQNYQAFLKDQIDWIGVAATYIGLPVFLVIWLGYRFARKSKFVSYAEMKFPDRDQ from the coding sequence ATGAATAACAGGGTAGACACTTCGCCAACCCAGGCACCCGCGCTGGCACGCAAGCTCAAAGCGCGCCATCTGACCATGATCGCCATTGGCGGCTCTATCGGCACCGGGCTCTTTGTGGCCTCCGGCGCCACGATCTCGCAGGCCGGCCCTGGCGGCGCCTTGCTCGCCTATGCGCTGATCGGTCTCATGGTGTATTTCCTGATGACCAGCCTGGGCGAACTGGCCGCGTATATGCCGGTATCCGGTTCGTTTGCCACTTATGGCGCCAACTACGTTGAAGAGGGCTTTGGCTTCGCGCTGGGCTGGAACTACTGGTACAACTGGGCGGTGACCATTGCGGTCGATCTCGTGGCCTCGCAACTGGTGATGGCTTACTGGTTTCCCGGCACGCCGGGCTGGATCTGGAGCGCCTTGTTCCTCGGCATCATGTTCTTGCTCAATTACATCTCGGTCAAAGGCTTTGGCGAGGCCGAATACTGGTTCTCGTTGATCAAGGTCGTCACGATCGTCATTTTCATCGCGCTGGGCCTGGCGATGATCTTTGGCATCATGAAGGGTGGCGAAACCGCAGGTTTGCATAACTTCACCATTGGCGATGGCCCGTTTGCCGGCGGCTTTTCTGCCCTGATCGGGGTGGCGATGGTGGTGGGGTTCTCGTTCCAGGGGACCGAGTTGATCGGCGTAGCCGCGGGCGAATCGCAAGACCCGGCAAAGAATATTCCGCGCGCTGTGCGTCAGGTGTTCTGGCGGATTCTGCTGTTCTATATTTTCGCCATTTTCGTCATCAGCCTGCTGATTCCCTACACCGATCCGCGTTTGCTGAAAAACGATGTGGGCGATATCGCGGTCAGCCCGTTTACGCTGGTGTTCCAGCACGCAGGCCTGGCGTTTGCCGCCGCGGCCATGAATGCGGTGATTCTGACCGCCGTGCTGTCGGCCGGTAACTCTGGCATGTACGCCTCGACCCGCATGCTCTACACGCTGGCGGTGGAAAACAAGGCGCCGAAGATATTCGCCAGATTGTCCGCCAACGGCGTGCCGCGCAACGCGCTGTATGCCACAACCATTGTCGGCGCGCTGTGCTTCCTGACGTCCATGTTCGGCAAGCAGGACGTCTACCTGTGGCTGCTCAATACCTCCGGCATGACCGGCTTTATTGCCTGGCTGGGTATTGCCATCAGTCACTATCGCTTTCGCAAGGGTTATCAGGCCCAGGGGCGTGATCTGCAGGCGCTGCCGTATCGCTCCGGCTTTTTCCCGTGGGGCCCGATCTTTGCCTTTGCGCTGTGTCTGATCATTACGCTGGGTCAGAACTACCAGGCCTTCCTCAAGGATCAGATCGACTGGATCGGCGTTGCCGCCACCTATATCGGTCTGCCGGTATTTCTGGTGATCTGGCTGGGTTACCGCTTTGCCCGCAAGTCGAAGTTTGTCTCGTACGCCGAGATGAAATTCCCGGATCGCGATCAATAA
- the tldD gene encoding metalloprotease TldD — protein sequence MSLLQTAQSTLLAPYSLDEQQLDRVFSELMQHDLDYADLYFQSTRSEGWSLDEGIVKSGSFSIDQGVGVRVVSGEKTAFAYSDEIGFAPLIEAARATRAIGRQGGTGTAALVKNGTGHALYRPVDPLASLDEGAKVALLEKLERAARAVDKRVVQVMASLASEYDVVYIARHDGHRAADVRPLVRLSLNVIVEENGQREQGSAGGGGRFDYSYFTDAVVEQYAQIAVAQAVLNLAARPAPAGEMTVVLGNGWPGILLHEAIGHGLEGDFNRKGSSAFSGRLGERVAAPGVTVIDDGTIADRRGSLNVDDEGNPTSRTVLIEDGILKGYIQDSLNARLMNMPLTGNGRRESYAHLPMPRMTNTLMLGGDKDPQEILASVKRGLYAVNFGGGQVDITSGKFVFSASEAWWVEDGKLQYPVKGATLIGNGPDVLTRVSMIGNDMSLDPGVGTCGKEGQSVPVGVGQPTLRIDGGLTVGGTGG from the coding sequence ATGAGCCTTTTGCAAACCGCCCAGTCCACCCTGCTTGCCCCGTACAGTCTGGATGAACAACAGCTTGATCGCGTGTTCTCTGAACTGATGCAGCATGACCTTGATTATGCCGATCTGTATTTCCAGAGCACCCGCTCCGAGGGCTGGAGTCTGGATGAAGGCATCGTCAAGTCTGGCAGCTTCTCGATAGACCAGGGCGTTGGCGTGCGCGTGGTCTCGGGTGAGAAAACCGCGTTCGCGTATTCCGATGAAATCGGCTTTGCGCCGTTGATTGAAGCTGCCCGCGCTACCCGCGCCATTGGCCGCCAGGGTGGTACCGGCACGGCCGCGCTGGTCAAGAACGGCACTGGCCATGCGCTGTACCGGCCGGTTGATCCGCTCGCCAGCCTGGATGAAGGCGCGAAAGTGGCCTTGCTGGAAAAACTCGAACGTGCTGCCCGCGCGGTGGACAAGCGCGTGGTGCAGGTGATGGCCAGCCTCGCCTCTGAATACGACGTGGTCTACATCGCCCGTCACGACGGTCATCGCGCCGCCGACGTGCGCCCGCTGGTGCGGCTGTCGCTCAATGTGATCGTGGAAGAAAACGGCCAGCGCGAACAAGGCAGCGCGGGCGGCGGTGGCCGCTTTGATTACAGCTATTTCACTGATGCGGTGGTCGAGCAATATGCGCAGATCGCTGTGGCCCAGGCGGTGCTGAATCTGGCGGCGCGGCCGGCACCAGCGGGCGAAATGACCGTGGTGCTGGGTAACGGCTGGCCCGGCATTTTGCTGCATGAAGCCATTGGCCATGGTCTGGAAGGCGACTTCAACCGCAAGGGGAGCTCTGCGTTCTCTGGCCGTCTGGGAGAGCGCGTTGCTGCGCCCGGCGTGACGGTGATCGACGACGGCACCATTGCGGATCGCCGTGGCTCGCTGAATGTGGATGACGAAGGCAACCCGACCAGCCGCACCGTGTTGATCGAGGACGGCATCCTCAAGGGTTATATCCAGGACAGCCTGAACGCGCGGCTGATGAATATGCCGCTGACCGGCAACGGTCGCCGCGAATCCTACGCGCACCTGCCCATGCCGCGCATGACCAACACGCTCATGCTGGGCGGCGACAAAGACCCGCAAGAGATTCTGGCTTCGGTCAAACGGGGTCTGTATGCCGTGAATTTCGGCGGCGGCCAGGTGGATATCACCAGCGGCAAGTTTGTGTTCTCGGCGTCTGAAGCCTGGTGGGTGGAAGACGGCAAGCTGCAATACCCGGTCAAGGGCGCGACCTTGATCGGCAATGGTCCGGATGTACTGACCCGCGTTTCGATGATCGGCAATGACATGTCGCTGGACCCGGGCGTGGGCACCTGCGGCAAGGAAGGCCAGAGCGTGCCGGTGGGCGTGGGACAGCCGACTTTGCGTATCGACGGCGGCCTGACTGTGGGTGGTACCGGGGGCTGA
- a CDS encoding carbon-nitrogen hydrolase family protein: MQTVVAAAVQMISTPVVSENLALAGQLIAQAAAEGAQLIAVPEYFAIMGQDPRDKIAVREQPGSGPIQDFLASTAAKHGIWLIGGTAPLVASVPDKVRNSTLVYDPNGKLAARYDKIHLFGFTNGDEHFAEAETIEPGDKVTTFTTPFGRVGLSICYDLRFPELFRAPGEVDFWFLPSAFTATTGKAHWEPLIRARAIENQCYFIAPGQGGLHPTGRETHGHSMIVDPWGQILAQRENGNGVAIAELKASQQERVRKILPALKHRVL; the protein is encoded by the coding sequence ATGCAGACCGTTGTTGCCGCCGCCGTCCAGATGATTTCCACCCCAGTGGTCAGCGAAAACCTGGCCTTGGCCGGCCAGCTGATTGCACAGGCCGCAGCCGAAGGCGCGCAACTGATCGCCGTGCCGGAGTACTTCGCCATCATGGGGCAGGACCCGCGCGACAAGATTGCCGTGCGCGAACAGCCCGGCAGCGGCCCGATCCAGGATTTTCTTGCCAGTACCGCAGCAAAACATGGCATCTGGCTGATTGGCGGCACTGCGCCACTGGTGGCATCTGTGCCGGACAAAGTGCGCAACAGCACGCTGGTCTACGACCCCAACGGCAAGCTGGCCGCGCGTTACGACAAGATTCATCTGTTTGGTTTTACCAACGGCGACGAACATTTTGCCGAGGCTGAAACCATTGAGCCAGGTGACAAGGTCACTACCTTCACGACCCCGTTCGGCCGGGTCGGGTTGTCGATTTGCTACGACCTGCGCTTTCCGGAACTCTTCCGGGCGCCGGGCGAGGTTGATTTCTGGTTCTTGCCATCGGCATTTACCGCCACCACCGGCAAAGCGCATTGGGAACCGTTGATCCGGGCCCGCGCCATTGAAAACCAGTGTTATTTCATTGCGCCAGGGCAGGGCGGCCTGCACCCCACCGGGCGGGAAACCCATGGCCACAGCATGATTGTTGACCCGTGGGGCCAGATTCTGGCCCAGCGCGAGAACGGCAACGGCGTGGCGATCGCGGAACTCAAGGCCAGCCAGCAAGAACGCGTGCGCAAGATACTGCCAGCGCTGAAACACCGCGTGCTGTAG